In Janibacter alkaliphilus, the following proteins share a genomic window:
- a CDS encoding arginine repressor (regulates arginine biosynthesis when complexed with arginine by binding at site that overlap the promotors of the arginine biosynthesis genes), translating to MTVATRPGRQARISQLLHDHAVRSQAELLALLAADGIDVTQATLSRDLLDLRAEKVRVGRDLVYAVPGEGGDRTPRAAVDPAETDARLRRLCEELLVTAEVSAQLVVVRTPPGAASYLGSAIDHARLQDVLGTIAGDDTLMIITTNPSAGRPLADRLLALGSAGTDGASTESLKPERTTTERTRTDSTRTDSTQESP from the coding sequence GTGACGGTGGCCACCCGTCCCGGCCGCCAGGCCCGCATCAGCCAGCTGCTGCACGACCACGCGGTGCGCAGCCAGGCCGAGCTGCTGGCGCTGCTGGCCGCCGACGGCATCGACGTCACGCAGGCGACGCTCTCCCGCGACCTGCTGGACCTGCGCGCGGAGAAGGTCCGGGTCGGCCGGGACCTGGTCTACGCCGTCCCCGGCGAAGGGGGCGACCGCACCCCGCGGGCCGCGGTCGACCCGGCCGAGACCGACGCCCGGCTCCGTCGGCTGTGCGAGGAGCTGCTGGTCACCGCCGAGGTCAGCGCCCAGCTGGTGGTCGTGCGCACCCCTCCCGGTGCGGCCAGCTATCTCGGCTCGGCGATCGACCACGCCCGGCTGCAGGACGTGCTCGGCACCATCGCCGGGGATGACACCCTGATGATCATCACCACCAACCCCAGCGCCGGGCGGCCGCTGGCCGACCGGCTGCTGGCGCTCGGCAGCGCCGGGACCGACGGCGCCAGCACCGAGAGCCTGAAGCCCGAGCGCACCACCACCGAGCGCACCCGCACCGACAGCACCCGCACCGACAGCACCCAGGAGAGCCCGTGA
- the tyrS gene encoding tyrosine--tRNA ligase has translation MADILDELRWRGLVAQTTDEEDLRAQLADGPVTVYCGFDPTAPSLHFGNLVQLILLRHLQRAGHQVIGLVGGSTGLIGDPRPTSERVLKTREQTAEDVERIAAQVRRILSDEEGPAPIFVNNLDWTAPLSALDFLRDLGKHFRVNQMIKKDAVAARLESDQGISYTEFSYQILQAYDYLHLYREHGCTLQTGAQDQWGNITAGTDLVHRVEGASVHALTTPLITDSQGRKFGKSEGNAVWLDPEMTSPYAFHQYWLGVEDASVITLLRIFTDRGPSQIEELERSLAQEPQARAAQRALADDVTTLVHGAEATAQARAAAAALFAGGDLSELTPQTLAQATDELPGGEVDAGTGIVDALVAVGLVDSKKAARRAIGEGSVAINGVKVDDDTRALEPADYLHDAVVVLRRGRKNQAAARRPGRA, from the coding sequence GTGGCCGACATCCTGGACGAGCTGCGCTGGCGGGGCCTGGTGGCCCAGACCACCGACGAGGAGGACCTGCGCGCCCAGCTCGCCGACGGTCCGGTCACCGTCTACTGCGGCTTCGACCCGACGGCGCCCTCGCTCCACTTCGGCAACCTCGTCCAGCTCATCCTGCTGCGCCACCTGCAGCGCGCCGGGCACCAGGTGATCGGGCTCGTCGGGGGATCGACCGGTCTCATCGGCGACCCGCGACCGACCAGCGAGCGGGTGCTGAAGACCCGGGAGCAGACCGCCGAGGACGTCGAGCGCATCGCGGCGCAGGTGCGGCGCATCCTCTCGGACGAGGAGGGGCCGGCGCCCATCTTCGTCAACAACCTCGACTGGACGGCGCCGCTGAGCGCGCTGGACTTCCTGCGGGACCTGGGCAAGCACTTCCGGGTGAACCAGATGATCAAGAAGGACGCCGTCGCCGCCCGTCTGGAGTCCGACCAGGGGATCAGCTACACCGAGTTCAGCTACCAGATCCTGCAGGCCTACGACTACCTGCACCTCTACCGGGAGCACGGGTGCACCCTGCAGACCGGCGCCCAGGACCAGTGGGGCAACATCACCGCCGGCACCGACCTGGTGCACCGGGTCGAGGGCGCCAGCGTGCACGCCCTGACCACCCCCTTGATCACCGACTCGCAGGGACGCAAGTTCGGCAAGTCCGAGGGCAACGCGGTCTGGCTCGACCCGGAGATGACCTCGCCCTACGCCTTCCACCAGTACTGGCTCGGCGTCGAGGACGCCTCGGTCATCACGCTGCTGCGGATCTTCACCGACCGGGGGCCGTCGCAGATCGAGGAGCTCGAGCGCTCGCTCGCGCAGGAGCCCCAGGCCCGTGCCGCGCAACGCGCCCTCGCCGACGACGTCACCACGCTGGTGCACGGGGCGGAGGCGACCGCGCAGGCCCGTGCCGCCGCTGCCGCCCTCTTCGCCGGCGGCGACCTGTCCGAGCTCACCCCGCAGACCCTGGCGCAGGCCACCGACGAGCTGCCCGGGGGAGAGGTCGACGCCGGGACGGGCATCGTGGACGCACTCGTGGCCGTCGGCCTGGTGGACTCCAAGAAGGCCGCGCGTCGCGCGATCGGTGAGGGCTCGGTCGCCATCAACGGCGTGAAGGTGGACGACGACACCCGGGCGCTGGAGCCGGCGGACTACCTCCACGACGCGGTCGTCGTCCTGCGGCGGGGGCGCAAGAACCAGGCGGCCGCCCGTCGCCCGGGACGAGCCTGA
- a CDS encoding zinc-binding dehydrogenase: MEVCQNQTSVGYQYDGFAEYMTVPEQVLKVDGLNRIPDNVDFDEASAAEPFACAINAQEQLGIEEGDFTVVFGAGPIGCMHIRIARGVHKVGTVVLVDINDERLQMSADAVQPDHVVNAAEVDVVEKIMELTDGRGADVIITATPANVTQEQAISMAARQGRISFFGGLPKTDPTITADSNLIHYRQLHVHGANGSSPDHNKRALEYISTGQVPVKDLITRRLPLEQALDAFDIVARGEAIKVTIEP; this comes from the coding sequence ATGGAGGTCTGCCAGAACCAGACCTCGGTCGGCTACCAGTACGACGGCTTCGCCGAGTACATGACCGTCCCGGAGCAGGTGCTCAAGGTCGACGGCCTCAACCGCATCCCGGACAACGTCGACTTCGACGAGGCCTCGGCCGCCGAGCCCTTCGCCTGCGCCATCAACGCCCAGGAGCAGCTCGGTATCGAGGAGGGCGACTTCACCGTCGTCTTCGGCGCCGGACCGATCGGCTGCATGCACATCCGGATCGCCCGCGGGGTGCACAAGGTGGGCACCGTGGTCCTGGTGGACATCAACGACGAGCGGCTGCAGATGTCCGCGGACGCGGTCCAGCCCGACCACGTCGTCAACGCCGCCGAGGTGGACGTCGTCGAGAAGATCATGGAGCTCACGGACGGCCGTGGCGCCGACGTCATCATCACCGCGACGCCGGCCAACGTGACCCAGGAGCAGGCGATCTCGATGGCCGCCCGGCAGGGCCGGATCTCCTTCTTCGGGGGGCTGCCCAAGACCGACCCGACGATCACCGCCGACTCCAACCTCATCCACTACCGGCAGCTGCACGTGCACGGCGCGAACGGCTCCTCGCCGGACCACAACAAGCGGGCGCTGGAGTACATCTCCACCGGTCAGGTGCCGGTCAAGGACCTCATCACCCGGCGGCTGCCGCTGGAGCAGGCGCTGGACGCCTTCGACATCGTCGCCCGGGGCGAGGCCATCAAGGTGACCATCGAGCCCTGA
- the argJ gene encoding bifunctional glutamate N-acetyltransferase/amino-acid acetyltransferase ArgJ: protein MSTTHPAGFRASGVTAGLKASGASDVALLVNDGPDHHAAAVFTGNRVEAAPVTWSRQVVADGRADAVVLNSGGANACTGAQGFTDTHRTAEHVAGVLEVSAGDVVVCSTGLIGELLPMDKLLPGVDAAAAALTGDGGPDAARAIMTTDSVPKTAVAQRDGWSVGGMAKGAGMLAPALATMLVVVTTDAVTTPEQLDAALREATRTTFDRIDSDGCMSTNDAVVALSSGASGVTPAPDELTEALREVCGELARALIGDAEGAAHDIAVTVRRAATEEDGLEVARAVTRSNLLKCAIFGQDPNWGRVLSAVGTTAATFDPRDLDVSINDVMVCRESGVGEDRDLVSLAEREVRIDIDLKSGEEEVTVWTNDLTHDYVHENSAYST from the coding sequence ATGAGCACCACCCACCCCGCCGGCTTCCGTGCCAGCGGCGTCACCGCCGGGCTGAAGGCCTCCGGCGCCTCCGACGTCGCGCTGCTGGTCAACGACGGCCCGGACCACCACGCGGCCGCGGTCTTCACCGGCAACCGTGTCGAGGCCGCCCCGGTCACCTGGTCCCGTCAGGTCGTCGCCGACGGCCGGGCCGACGCGGTCGTGCTCAACTCCGGCGGCGCCAACGCCTGCACCGGCGCCCAGGGCTTCACCGACACCCACCGCACCGCCGAGCACGTCGCCGGGGTCCTCGAGGTCTCCGCCGGTGACGTCGTCGTCTGCAGCACCGGGCTCATCGGTGAGCTGCTGCCGATGGACAAGCTGCTCCCGGGCGTCGACGCCGCCGCCGCGGCGCTCACCGGCGACGGCGGCCCGGACGCGGCCCGGGCGATCATGACCACCGACTCGGTCCCCAAGACCGCCGTCGCCCAGCGGGACGGCTGGAGCGTCGGCGGGATGGCGAAGGGGGCCGGCATGCTCGCCCCCGCGCTGGCCACCATGCTCGTCGTGGTGACCACCGACGCGGTCACCACCCCCGAGCAGCTGGACGCCGCGCTGCGCGAGGCGACCCGGACCACCTTCGACCGGATCGACTCCGACGGCTGCATGTCCACCAACGACGCCGTCGTCGCGCTCTCCTCCGGGGCCTCCGGGGTGACGCCGGCCCCCGACGAGCTGACCGAGGCGCTGCGCGAGGTCTGCGGCGAGCTGGCCCGGGCGCTCATCGGCGACGCCGAGGGCGCCGCCCACGACATCGCCGTGACCGTCCGCCGGGCGGCCACCGAGGAGGACGGGCTCGAGGTGGCCCGCGCGGTCACCCGCAGCAACCTGCTCAAGTGCGCGATCTTCGGCCAGGACCCCAACTGGGGCCGGGTGCTCTCCGCGGTCGGCACCACCGCGGCCACCTTCGACCCCCGCGACCTCGACGTCTCGATCAACGACGTCATGGTCTGCCGGGAGAGCGGCGTCGGCGAGGACCGCGACCTGGTCAGCCTCGCCGAGCGCGAGGTCCGCATCGACATCGACCTGAAGTCCGGCGAGGAGGAGGTCACGGTGTGGACCAACGACCTCACCCACGACTACGTCCACGAGAACTCCGCGTACTCCACCTGA
- a CDS encoding acetylornithine transaminase encodes MTELRHPSQEQQALLERYRGSHVGVFGQPGLVLTHGDGAWVWDVDGHRYLDLLGGIAVNLLGHGHPELVAAVSKQAGEAVHVSNFFTTTAQIEAAETLLEVAGAPEGSGVFFANSGAEANEAAIKLARKTGRPGIVSVSGAFHGRTTGALALTHKESHRAPFEPLLPGVTHVPAGDVAALEAAVGPDTGMVILEPLQGEAGVVPLPEGYLAAARRITTEAGALLVVDEIQTGVGRTGAWFAHQHEGVRPDAMTLAKGLGGGVPVGAMVTFGPEVTGMLTAGQHGTTFGGNPLACSAVLAVLRTVHEKRLVEHARAAGQRLAERVEALGDPRVAQVRGAGLLRGIVLTEPLAAAAVAAARERGFIINPVAPDVIRLAPPLVVTDDQLDTFVDALPAILDAAQAAHQEAAP; translated from the coding sequence ATGACCGAGCTGCGCCACCCCTCCCAGGAGCAGCAGGCGCTGCTGGAGCGCTACCGCGGCAGCCACGTCGGGGTCTTCGGCCAGCCCGGGCTGGTGCTGACCCACGGCGACGGCGCCTGGGTCTGGGACGTCGACGGCCACCGCTACCTCGACCTGCTCGGCGGGATCGCGGTCAACCTCCTCGGCCACGGCCACCCCGAGCTCGTCGCGGCGGTCTCGAAGCAGGCCGGTGAGGCCGTGCACGTCTCCAACTTCTTCACCACCACCGCGCAGATCGAGGCGGCCGAGACGCTGCTGGAGGTGGCCGGGGCGCCCGAGGGCAGCGGGGTCTTCTTCGCCAACAGCGGCGCCGAGGCCAACGAGGCGGCGATCAAGCTGGCCCGCAAGACCGGCCGGCCCGGCATCGTGTCGGTCTCCGGCGCCTTCCACGGGCGCACCACCGGCGCGCTGGCGCTGACCCACAAGGAGTCGCACCGGGCGCCCTTCGAGCCGCTGCTGCCCGGGGTGACCCATGTCCCGGCCGGCGACGTCGCCGCGCTGGAGGCGGCGGTCGGCCCGGACACCGGCATGGTCATCCTCGAGCCGCTGCAGGGCGAGGCCGGGGTCGTGCCGCTGCCCGAGGGCTACCTGGCCGCCGCCCGCCGGATCACCACCGAGGCCGGCGCCCTGCTCGTCGTCGACGAGATCCAGACCGGGGTCGGTCGGACCGGGGCCTGGTTCGCCCACCAGCACGAGGGCGTGAGGCCGGACGCGATGACCCTGGCGAAGGGGTTGGGCGGCGGCGTGCCCGTCGGCGCCATGGTCACCTTCGGCCCCGAGGTCACCGGGATGCTCACCGCCGGTCAGCACGGCACCACCTTCGGCGGCAACCCGCTGGCCTGCAGCGCGGTGCTCGCCGTGCTGCGCACCGTCCATGAGAAGAGGCTGGTCGAGCACGCCCGCGCCGCCGGGCAGCGCCTGGCCGAGCGGGTCGAGGCGCTGGGCGACCCGCGGGTGGCCCAGGTGCGCGGCGCCGGCCTGCTGCGCGGCATCGTGCTCACCGAGCCGCTGGCCGCGGCCGCGGTCGCCGCTGCTCGCGAGCGCGGCTTCATCATCAACCCGGTCGCGCCCGACGTCATCCGGCTGGCCCCGCCGCTGGTGGTCACCGACGACCAGCTGGACACCTTCGTCGACGCGCTGCCGGCGATCCTCGACGCCGCCCAGGCCGCCCACCAGGAGGCTGCGCCATGA
- a CDS encoding PTS sugar transporter subunit IIA, which translates to MLAKPRLILALILGGMTGVFTNVLFDSGLRAPAAPGSIIAVLLQTPADTFVGVILSVILSCTVTFLVAAFLLKLDRSEDEGDLSQATASMEAMKGKKSVASGALGGGAGADRERPIHSIVFACDAGMGSSAMGASVLRRKITEAGFDDVTVVNKAISSLGDDYDLVVTHQDLTARAQQRTASATHVSVENFMGSPRYDEIVELLHRTNAGATVGAGAAGAGAAGAGAAGAGAGAAPASSPDDDRDGGEGTDGTDGTKGTSDPVLSTGSIVLGGGASSMTEAIEEAGQLLVRTGAVEPAYVEAMHERETSVSTFMGNGLAIPHGTNEAKGAIRRTAVSFVRYDEPVDWKGKPATFVVGVAGAGDEHLAILAKLAKIFSDKAQVARLEAATSAEEVQEILSSVA; encoded by the coding sequence GTGCTGGCCAAGCCGCGGCTCATCCTGGCGCTGATCCTCGGCGGCATGACCGGCGTCTTCACCAACGTCCTCTTCGACTCCGGGCTGCGTGCCCCGGCGGCGCCCGGCTCGATCATCGCGGTGCTGCTGCAGACGCCCGCGGACACCTTCGTCGGGGTCATCCTCTCGGTGATCCTCTCCTGCACCGTCACCTTCCTCGTGGCCGCCTTCCTGCTCAAGCTCGACCGCAGCGAGGACGAGGGCGACCTCTCCCAGGCGACCGCCAGCATGGAGGCGATGAAGGGGAAGAAGTCGGTGGCCAGCGGAGCGCTCGGCGGCGGTGCCGGCGCGGACCGGGAGCGCCCGATCCACAGCATCGTCTTCGCCTGCGACGCCGGCATGGGGTCGTCCGCGATGGGTGCCTCGGTGCTGCGCCGGAAGATCACCGAGGCCGGATTCGACGACGTCACCGTGGTCAACAAGGCCATCTCCAGCCTGGGCGACGACTACGACCTCGTGGTCACCCACCAGGACCTCACCGCCCGCGCCCAGCAGCGCACCGCCTCGGCCACGCACGTGTCGGTGGAGAACTTCATGGGCAGCCCGCGCTACGACGAGATCGTCGAGCTGCTGCACCGGACGAACGCCGGCGCGACCGTCGGTGCGGGCGCTGCTGGCGCAGGCGCTGCCGGTGCCGGCGCTGCCGGTGCCGGGGCGGGCGCCGCGCCCGCGAGCTCGCCCGACGACGACCGCGACGGTGGCGAGGGCACGGACGGCACCGACGGCACGAAGGGGACCAGCGACCCGGTGCTGTCCACCGGGTCCATCGTCCTCGGCGGCGGCGCCTCGTCGATGACCGAGGCCATCGAGGAGGCCGGTCAGCTGCTCGTGCGGACCGGGGCGGTCGAGCCCGCCTACGTCGAGGCGATGCACGAGCGGGAGACCTCGGTGTCCACCTTCATGGGCAACGGCCTGGCGATCCCGCACGGCACCAACGAGGCGAAGGGGGCCATCCGCCGCACCGCCGTCTCCTTCGTCCGCTACGACGAGCCGGTGGACTGGAAGGGCAAGCCGGCCACCTTCGTCGTCGGGGTCGCCGGCGCCGGTGACGAGCACCTGGCGATCCTCGCGAAGCTGGCCAAGATCTTCTCGGACAAGGCGCAGGTGGCCCGGCTCGAGGCGGCCACCTCGGCCGAGGAGGTGCAGGAGATCCTCTCCAGCGTGGCCTGA
- the argF gene encoding ornithine carbamoyltransferase — protein sequence MTVRHLLADDDLSAAEQRQVLDLALELKADRYARRPLEGPQAVAIIFDKPTLRTQLSFSTGIAELGGHPMILDGGLAQVGTREPVEDVARVIGRQVSAVVWRTFGQDRLALMAEHAGVPVVNGLTDDYHPCQLLADLMTVREHHGELAGRTLTYVGDGANNMAHSYLLAGALAGMHVRIGTPGSHQPRPDILERAAAHATAQGGSVAVTDDPVTAVAGAHAVATDTWVSMGMEEQQEGRTGASTPFARFALTRDLLAHAASDAVVLHCLPAYRGAEIEAEVIDGPRSVVWQEAENRLHAQKALLTFLLEAGDEGSR from the coding sequence ATGACCGTCCGGCACCTGCTCGCCGACGACGACCTGTCCGCGGCCGAGCAGCGTCAGGTGCTCGACCTGGCGCTGGAGCTCAAGGCCGACCGCTACGCCCGCCGGCCCCTGGAGGGCCCGCAGGCGGTGGCGATCATCTTCGACAAGCCGACGCTGCGCACCCAGCTGTCCTTCAGCACCGGGATCGCCGAGCTCGGCGGTCACCCGATGATCCTCGACGGCGGGCTGGCCCAGGTCGGCACCCGCGAGCCGGTCGAGGACGTCGCCAGGGTGATCGGGCGCCAGGTGAGCGCCGTCGTGTGGCGAACCTTCGGCCAGGACCGGCTCGCGCTGATGGCCGAGCACGCCGGCGTCCCGGTGGTCAACGGCCTGACCGACGACTACCACCCGTGCCAGCTGCTCGCCGACCTCATGACGGTCCGGGAGCACCACGGCGAGCTGGCCGGGCGCACCCTGACCTACGTCGGCGACGGCGCCAACAACATGGCCCACTCCTACCTGCTGGCCGGGGCCCTGGCCGGGATGCACGTGCGGATCGGCACGCCGGGCTCGCACCAGCCGCGCCCGGACATCCTGGAGCGTGCCGCGGCGCACGCCACGGCCCAGGGCGGCTCGGTGGCGGTCACCGACGACCCGGTGACGGCCGTCGCCGGGGCGCACGCGGTGGCCACCGACACCTGGGTGTCGATGGGCATGGAGGAGCAGCAGGAGGGACGCACCGGCGCGAGCACCCCCTTCGCCCGTTTCGCCCTCACCCGGGACCTGCTCGCGCACGCCGCGTCGGACGCGGTGGTGCTGCACTGCCTGCCGGCCTACCGCGGGGCGGAGATCGAGGCCGAGGTCATCGACGGGCCGCGTTCGGTGGTCTGGCAGGAGGCCGAGAACCGGCTGCACGCCCAGAAGGCGCTGCTGACCTTCCTCCTCGAGGCGGGCGACGAGGGGTCGCGGTGA
- the argH gene encoding argininosuccinate lyase: MSTPQTDQPAERVSLWGGRFAGGPSEALAELSRSTHFDWRLAPYDIAGSRAHARVLHTAGLLDETALAAMLQALEQLRADVASGVFAPDPDDEDVHTALERGLIERAGPEVGGRLRAGRSRNDQVATLFRMYLRDHARVVGGHVLDVVAALLQQAREHLDVAMPGRTHLQHAQPVLLSHHLLAHAWALLRDVERLLDWDRRTALSPYGSGALAGSSLGLDPEAVAADLGFDGAVQNSIDGTASRDFVAELAFVAAMTAVDVSRLSEEVILWATKEFGFVTLDDAFSTGSSIMPQKKNPDVAELARGKAGRLVGDLAGLLTTLKALPLAYNRDLQEDKEPVFDAVDTLELLLPAVAGMVGTLTFHGERMAELAPQGFSLATDVAEWLVREGVPFRVAHEVAGACVQACESRGIELWDLTDAQLAEISEHLHPGVREVLSVAGSLASRDAKGGTAPARVAEQLDAAAARAAELGEWTATRIVAR, from the coding sequence GTGAGCACGCCGCAGACCGACCAGCCCGCCGAGCGCGTCAGCCTCTGGGGCGGCCGCTTCGCCGGCGGGCCGAGCGAGGCGCTCGCCGAGCTGTCCCGCTCCACCCACTTCGACTGGCGGCTGGCCCCCTACGACATCGCCGGCTCCCGCGCGCACGCCCGGGTGCTGCACACCGCTGGCCTGCTCGACGAGACTGCCCTGGCGGCCATGCTGCAGGCCCTGGAGCAGCTGCGCGCGGACGTCGCGAGCGGCGTCTTCGCCCCGGACCCGGACGACGAGGACGTGCACACCGCGCTGGAGCGCGGGCTGATCGAGCGCGCCGGGCCCGAGGTGGGTGGCCGGCTGCGCGCCGGGCGCTCCCGCAACGACCAGGTGGCCACCCTCTTCCGGATGTACCTGCGCGACCACGCCCGGGTGGTCGGCGGGCACGTGCTCGACGTCGTCGCGGCGCTGCTGCAGCAGGCCCGGGAGCACCTGGACGTGGCCATGCCGGGCCGTACCCACCTGCAGCACGCCCAGCCGGTGCTGCTGAGCCACCACCTGCTCGCGCACGCCTGGGCGCTGCTGCGCGACGTCGAGCGGCTGCTCGACTGGGACCGGCGAACCGCCCTGAGCCCGTACGGCTCCGGGGCGCTGGCGGGCAGCTCGCTCGGCCTGGACCCGGAGGCCGTGGCCGCCGACCTCGGCTTCGACGGTGCGGTGCAGAACTCCATCGACGGCACCGCCTCCCGCGACTTCGTCGCCGAGCTCGCCTTCGTCGCCGCGATGACCGCGGTGGACGTCTCCCGGCTGTCCGAGGAGGTCATCCTGTGGGCGACGAAGGAGTTCGGCTTCGTCACCCTCGACGACGCCTTCTCCACCGGCTCGAGCATCATGCCGCAGAAGAAGAATCCGGACGTCGCCGAGCTGGCCCGCGGCAAGGCCGGCCGGCTGGTCGGCGACCTGGCCGGCCTGCTGACCACGCTCAAGGCGCTGCCGCTGGCCTACAACCGGGACCTGCAGGAGGACAAGGAGCCGGTCTTCGACGCCGTCGACACCCTCGAGCTGCTGCTGCCCGCGGTAGCCGGGATGGTCGGCACGCTGACCTTCCACGGCGAGCGGATGGCCGAGCTCGCCCCGCAGGGCTTCTCGCTGGCCACCGACGTCGCCGAGTGGCTGGTCCGCGAGGGGGTGCCCTTCCGGGTCGCCCACGAGGTGGCCGGGGCCTGCGTGCAGGCCTGCGAGTCCCGCGGGATCGAGCTGTGGGACCTCACCGACGCCCAGCTGGCCGAGATCTCCGAGCACCTGCACCCGGGGGTGCGCGAGGTGCTCTCCGTTGCGGGCTCGCTCGCCTCGCGCGACGCCAAGGGCGGCACCGCCCCGGCCCGGGTCGCCGAGCAGCTGGACGCGGCTGCGGCCCGCGCCGCCGAGCTGGGGGAGTGGACCGCCACCCGGATCGTGGCGCGCTGA
- the argB gene encoding acetylglutamate kinase yields the protein MSDDTPSTGLGATAPAPTSPAPAPTDATLRGAIDAAALRVARTKATTLVEALPWLEQFRDALVVIKYGGNAMTNPELKAAFAQDVVFLRYAGLRPVVVHGGGPQIQAMLDRLGLESEFRGGLRVTTPEVMEVVRMVLTGQVGRELVGLLNQHGPVAVGLSGEDAALFGARRRGTVVDGEEVDLGLVGDVETVDPSAVQDILDAGRIPVVSTIAPDLDHDGQVLNVNADTAAAALAAALRAKKLVVLTDVEGIYADWPDRGSLLRGLTVSGARDLLERVDTGMIPKLEACIHAVSRGVPQAHVVDGREPHSMLLELFTKEGVGTMIRPDDDETEDETGEGSPS from the coding sequence ATGAGCGACGACACCCCCAGCACCGGCCTCGGCGCGACCGCGCCGGCCCCGACCAGCCCCGCCCCGGCGCCCACCGACGCCACCCTGCGCGGCGCCATCGACGCGGCCGCGCTGCGGGTGGCGCGCACCAAGGCGACCACCCTCGTCGAGGCGCTGCCGTGGCTGGAGCAGTTCCGCGACGCGCTGGTCGTCATCAAGTACGGCGGCAACGCCATGACCAACCCCGAGCTGAAGGCCGCCTTCGCCCAGGACGTCGTCTTCCTGCGCTACGCCGGGCTGCGCCCGGTGGTGGTGCACGGCGGCGGTCCGCAGATCCAGGCGATGCTCGACCGGCTCGGGCTGGAGAGCGAGTTCCGCGGCGGGCTGCGGGTGACCACCCCGGAGGTCATGGAGGTCGTCCGGATGGTGCTCACCGGCCAGGTCGGCCGCGAGCTCGTCGGCCTGCTCAACCAGCACGGCCCGGTGGCCGTCGGTCTCTCCGGCGAGGACGCCGCGCTCTTCGGGGCCCGCCGACGCGGCACCGTCGTCGACGGCGAGGAGGTCGACCTCGGGCTCGTCGGCGACGTCGAGACCGTCGACCCCTCGGCGGTCCAGGACATCCTCGACGCCGGCCGGATCCCGGTGGTCTCGACGATCGCCCCCGACCTCGACCACGACGGCCAGGTGCTCAACGTCAACGCCGACACCGCCGCGGCCGCCCTGGCCGCCGCGCTGCGGGCGAAGAAGCTCGTCGTGCTCACCGACGTCGAGGGCATCTACGCCGACTGGCCCGACCGGGGCTCGCTGCTGCGCGGGCTCACCGTCTCCGGGGCCCGCGACCTGCTGGAGCGGGTCGACACCGGGATGATCCCCAAGCTCGAGGCCTGCATCCACGCGGTCTCCCGCGGCGTGCCGCAGGCGCACGTCGTCGACGGGCGCGAGCCGCACTCCATGCTGCTCGAGCTCTTCACCAAGGAGGGCGTGGGCACGATGATCCGCCCGGACGACGACGAGACCGAGGACGAGACCGGCGAAGGGAGCCCGTCATGA
- a CDS encoding DNA-3-methyladenine glycosylase, translating to MPATAGAGRAWTRAELATDPLVVAPALLGSTLTHGSVTLRLTEVEAYRGADDPGSHGYRGPTPRTAVMFGPAGHLYVYLSYGVHWCANVVCGEDGTCAAVLLRAGEVVAGHEEVAARRAGIRPRDHARGPGRLTRSLGLDGGHDGAVLVGDRADPVLRHPEVAVDPGAVRTGPRVGVSGPGGDGQRHPWRYWLADEPTVSPYRPGRPRRT from the coding sequence GTGCCCGCGACCGCCGGGGCGGGACGGGCCTGGACCCGTGCCGAGCTGGCCACCGACCCGCTGGTGGTGGCTCCTGCCCTGCTGGGCAGCACGCTGACCCACGGCTCGGTGACGCTCCGGCTCACCGAGGTGGAGGCCTACCGGGGCGCCGACGACCCGGGCAGCCACGGCTACCGCGGCCCGACGCCGCGCACCGCGGTGATGTTCGGGCCGGCCGGGCACCTCTACGTCTACCTCTCCTACGGGGTGCACTGGTGCGCCAACGTCGTCTGCGGCGAGGACGGCACCTGCGCGGCCGTGCTGCTGCGGGCCGGCGAGGTGGTCGCCGGGCACGAGGAGGTGGCTGCCCGGCGGGCGGGGATCCGCCCCCGGGACCACGCCCGCGGACCCGGCCGGCTGACCCGGTCCCTGGGGCTGGACGGCGGCCACGACGGTGCCGTCCTCGTCGGCGATCGGGCCGACCCGGTGCTGCGGCACCCCGAGGTGGCGGTCGACCCGGGCGCGGTGCGCACCGGCCCCCGCGTGGGCGTCTCCGGGCCCGGCGGCGACGGGCAGCGGCACCCGTGGCGCTACTGGCTGGCCGACGAGCCGACCGTCTCGCCCTATCGCCCCGGTCGGCCACGACGCACCTGA